A genome region from Microbacterium sp. CGR2 includes the following:
- a CDS encoding ABC-F family ATP-binding cassette domain-containing protein, with protein MSHPTFHQSIVLDRVTFTWPDGTTALDGVSGAFGTGRTGLVGRNGAGKSTLLKLMAGELDPTSGVVAASGEMAYLPQRLTLDVDRRVADLLGVSDALDAVRAIAAGDADPAHFDAVGDDWDIEARAEASLAEAGLAPEFLDRTVGELSGGEAVLVAIAGIRLGGAPITLLDEPTNNLDRHARAKLATMVRAWKGTLIVVSHDLSLLELMDDTAELYAQTLSVFGGPYSEWRAWLDSEQDAAKQAEVSAAQTLRKEKRQRIEAEVKLAHRARTAKKAEIEKRVPKIVAHGRKMAAEVSAGRLRTEVGAKEDAARTALDAAGRRVRSDDSMKIELPDPQVSRARRIAMLGGEERSWVIQGPERTALIGRNGAGKTTLLEKLVAADVTPTVGGLRAERFTDRVGYLPQRIDGLDESRSVFANIADVAPEVPEKELRNRLARFLIRGATAERPVSALSGGERFRVALAKLLLADPAPHLVVLDEPTNNLDLDTVDQLVEALRAYRGAVLVVSHDDAFLTRLDLDLTLEISADGSLEEGIVVG; from the coding sequence ATGTCACACCCCACCTTTCACCAATCGATCGTCCTCGATCGCGTCACATTCACCTGGCCCGACGGCACCACCGCCCTCGACGGCGTCTCCGGAGCGTTCGGCACGGGGCGCACCGGCCTCGTCGGCCGCAACGGCGCAGGCAAATCGACTCTTCTGAAGCTGATGGCCGGCGAACTCGACCCGACGTCGGGCGTCGTCGCGGCGTCCGGCGAGATGGCGTATCTCCCGCAGCGATTGACGCTCGACGTCGACCGACGCGTCGCCGACCTCCTCGGCGTCTCGGACGCGCTCGATGCCGTGCGTGCCATCGCGGCCGGCGACGCCGACCCCGCGCACTTCGACGCCGTCGGCGACGACTGGGACATCGAGGCGCGCGCCGAGGCTTCGTTGGCGGAGGCGGGTCTGGCCCCGGAGTTCCTCGACCGGACCGTCGGCGAACTCTCGGGCGGGGAAGCGGTGCTCGTCGCCATCGCGGGAATCCGCCTCGGGGGCGCTCCGATCACGCTGCTCGACGAGCCGACCAACAACCTCGACCGCCATGCCAGGGCGAAGCTCGCGACGATGGTGCGCGCCTGGAAGGGCACGCTCATCGTCGTCAGCCACGATCTGTCTCTGCTGGAGCTGATGGATGACACGGCCGAGTTGTACGCGCAGACCCTGAGCGTCTTCGGAGGTCCGTATTCGGAGTGGCGCGCCTGGCTCGACTCCGAGCAGGATGCGGCGAAGCAGGCGGAGGTCTCGGCCGCGCAGACGCTGCGCAAGGAGAAGCGGCAGAGAATCGAAGCGGAGGTGAAGCTCGCCCATCGCGCCCGCACGGCGAAGAAGGCGGAGATCGAGAAGCGGGTTCCGAAGATCGTCGCCCACGGACGCAAGATGGCGGCCGAGGTGTCCGCCGGCAGGCTCCGCACCGAGGTCGGCGCCAAGGAGGATGCTGCGCGCACGGCGCTCGATGCGGCAGGGCGACGCGTGCGCTCGGATGACTCGATGAAGATCGAGCTCCCCGACCCGCAGGTCTCCCGCGCGCGGCGCATCGCGATGCTCGGGGGCGAGGAGCGGTCGTGGGTCATCCAGGGCCCGGAACGCACCGCCCTGATCGGACGCAACGGCGCCGGCAAGACGACGCTGCTCGAGAAGTTGGTGGCTGCGGACGTCACCCCGACCGTGGGCGGGCTGCGTGCGGAGCGATTCACCGATCGAGTGGGCTATCTGCCGCAGCGGATCGACGGACTGGATGAGAGCCGTTCGGTGTTCGCCAACATCGCCGACGTGGCCCCGGAGGTGCCGGAGAAGGAGTTGCGCAACCGACTCGCGCGATTCCTCATCCGCGGCGCGACGGCAGAGCGCCCGGTGTCGGCGCTCTCCGGCGGCGAGCGCTTCCGTGTCGCGCTGGCGAAGCTGCTGCTCGCCGACCCGGCTCCGCATCTGGTGGTGCTGGACGAGCCGACCAACAATCTCGACCTCGACACGGTTGATCAGCTGGTCGAGGCGCTTCGCGCTTACCGCGGTGCCGTGCTCGTGGTCAGCCACGACGACGCGTTCCTCACCCGCCTCGACCTCGACCTGACGCTCGAGATCAGCGCGGACGGCTCACTCGAGGAGGGCATCGTCGTGGGGTGA
- a CDS encoding alpha/beta hydrolase, whose translation MSENLIIDDGATRWSSDERGRMPLLVLLHGYGADEHDLFGLIPHLPEGIAVASVAAPLAPPWPMPGRSWYPIEGLEGRSAHAVTAAAEAFLRWLDATAGDAPSVALLGFSQGAAVSLQALRLAPERFGAVVALSGYATPGDLPHDETLAELRPPVFWGRGTNDDVIPPELIDHTAQWLPDHSELSGRVYTGLTHSISEDELADVRLFLTKWLDGLEAS comes from the coding sequence GTGAGCGAGAACCTGATCATCGACGACGGTGCGACCAGATGGTCGTCGGACGAACGTGGGCGCATGCCGCTGCTGGTGCTGCTGCACGGCTACGGCGCGGACGAACATGACCTCTTCGGTCTGATCCCTCATCTTCCCGAGGGGATCGCGGTGGCCTCCGTCGCCGCCCCTCTCGCGCCGCCGTGGCCGATGCCGGGGCGCTCCTGGTATCCGATCGAAGGCCTGGAAGGGCGCAGCGCGCACGCGGTGACCGCCGCCGCCGAAGCGTTCCTCCGCTGGCTCGACGCCACAGCGGGCGACGCGCCTTCCGTGGCGCTGCTCGGGTTCTCACAGGGAGCGGCGGTCTCGCTGCAGGCACTTCGTCTGGCGCCGGAGCGCTTCGGCGCCGTGGTGGCCCTGAGCGGGTACGCGACACCCGGCGACCTTCCGCACGACGAGACCCTCGCCGAGCTGCGCCCGCCGGTCTTCTGGGGGCGCGGCACGAACGACGACGTCATCCCCCCTGAGCTGATCGACCACACCGCGCAATGGCTGCCGGATCACTCCGAGCTGTCCGGTCGCGTCTACACCGGTCTGACCCACAGCATCTCCGAAGACGAACTCGCCGACGTGCGACTGTTCCTCACGAAGTGGCTGGACGGCCTCGAAGCATCCTGA
- a CDS encoding DUF4916 domain-containing protein, which produces MSVRTPDPEPEPEDQGLGAFREANTPQPGSNPGWLSDVELEEARRHLPMLYVEAIPVRTDGSGQVTEIGILLRSTPMGEMTRTIVSGRVRFGETIRDALFRHVENDLGPMAFPLLPPQPLPFTVAEYFPIPGVSAYHDDRQHAVSLAFVVPVTGTCEPRQDALEVTWFPPEAAASDAVAAEMEGGRGTLIRLALANLGLLR; this is translated from the coding sequence ATGTCGGTCCGCACACCTGATCCCGAGCCGGAACCCGAAGACCAAGGTCTCGGCGCGTTCCGTGAGGCGAACACTCCGCAACCCGGTTCCAACCCGGGTTGGCTCAGCGACGTCGAGCTCGAGGAGGCGCGGCGACACCTCCCGATGCTGTACGTCGAGGCGATCCCGGTGCGCACGGACGGCTCCGGACAGGTGACAGAGATCGGCATCCTGCTGCGCTCGACGCCGATGGGGGAGATGACCCGCACGATCGTCTCCGGGCGCGTCCGCTTCGGCGAGACCATCCGGGATGCTCTCTTCCGTCACGTCGAGAACGACCTCGGGCCGATGGCCTTCCCCCTGCTCCCGCCGCAGCCGCTGCCCTTCACGGTGGCCGAGTACTTCCCGATCCCGGGCGTGAGCGCCTACCACGACGATCGGCAGCATGCGGTGTCCCTGGCGTTCGTCGTGCCGGTCACCGGCACGTGCGAGCCTCGCCAGGACGCGCTCGAAGTCACCTGGTTCCCGCCGGAGGCCGCCGCATCCGACGCCGTCGCCGCGGAGATGGAGGGCGGACGAGGCACGCTCATCCGCCTGGCTCTCGCGAACCTCGGACTGCTGCGCTGA